From the Planktothricoides raciborskii GIHE-MW2 genome, the window AAACAAATCACCACAAGACTTTTCCTTGATCACAAAGGTGCGATCGCACCCACCAGTCCACAGCAAAAAAATAGTCAGCCAACAAACCTGCACAAGCTCATCACTTGAACTCAAATAGACCACCTAGAGTTGGAATATCAAAAGTTCAGATACAACTCAAAAGGAACAAACACCATGAAAAGCTTAATCAAATCCGCAACTCTCTCTGCTTTATCAATCGTCGTTATGGGTTCTACCGTCGTCGCCAGTGGTGCCGCCAATGCAATGGATCCAATCACCGGCAAACAAGGTGTCACCACCAATTATATTGGCGCTACAGCCGGTGGCAGCTTTAACACCGTAGAAGACAGTGATCAAAGTGTCTTCACCGGCGGGCTGCAAGGTCGAATCACCACCCCGAATGCCCCGATATCTTTACGCGGTGCCGCTTTGTTCAATGATAAAGCCGCTGCCCTCGTCCCGGAAATCACCTACGATTTAGCCGTGACTGACAACGCCAATATTTACGTCGGTGGAGGCTATTCTTTCATCACCAAAGAAGATGAATTAACCGCCCTGGGAAATCGTAATGCCCCAGTCGTCACCCTCGGAGGAGAAATGCAGTTGCGAAACAATGTGGTCATCTTTGGTAATGGCAAAATGGGGATTAATGCTTATGACAATACCAACAGTGACAACGAACTAGCCTTCTCGGTTCAAGCGGGTGCCGCCTTTAGCTTTTAAGGCGATCGCTCACCAGGGGAGTGTGGTGTCAGCAAATCATCATTAAATCATCATAAACCAATCGGGGGTGCAGCGTCACCCCCGATTGGTTTTCCCGCAGAAATCTCCAGAAAAGATTTATTTTTGGCAGAAATATCGCGTAATTCCAGAAAGCGTTAAAGCGGAAAACAATAATTTTATCATCCACTCATCCTCAATCCAGGAAAATAACCCGTTTCTCCAGATATTTTAGGCATAATAGACACAACAACCTTAGAAATTTGCTCAAAATAACCCTTATGAATTTCCCATTTTCTCCCCAACATCGGTTTTTTCGTTATCGCCTAGCACTGCTGATCAGTATTCTGGCGATCGCTCCCTTGGGCTTAATGATAAAATTCTATCGCGGGCCGGGGCAAGAATGGTTAAATAATAGTTTTGGCGGAGTGCCTTATGAGATTTTTTGGATCTTGATCGTGGTCTTAATTAGGCCGCAAATTTCCCCAATATGGGCGGCAGTGGGCGTGTGTCTTGCTACCTGTTTATTAGAATTTCTCCAATTGTGGCAACCGCCATTTTTACAAGCCATTCGCGCCACTTTAATCGGGCGTTTGGCTTTGGGCAATACATTTCAGTGGTCAGATTTTCCCTATTATTTTATTGGCAGTTTTATTGGTTGGGCGGGTATAGCAGTAATTCAACATCAAACCATTAGAAAAAAATAAAATTTAACCAAAATATTAATAATACTATAAACTTTGGTGATTAATATTATTTAATTATCAAATATAAATAATATAAGGTTCACAGACAGAGCGATCGCCTAGGGTTGATTTGTGAGTAGGGTTGATTCGGGAGTAGGGTTGATTCGGGAGTAGGGTTGATTCGCCAGTAGGGTTGATTCGCGAATCAACCCTACTGAATGCTTACAATATATATAGGAATTACGCCCAAATCTGACGAATGATTAAGCAAAAACGACGGTGCGATCGCCATAGACTAAGACGCGATTTTGTAAGTGCGATCGCACTGCCCGGGCTAACACCATTCGCTCTAAATCTTTGCCTTTGCGGATTAAATCATCAACATCATCCCGGTGGCTGACTCTGACCACATCTTGCTCAATAATTGGCCCTGCATCTAGGTCTGGGGTGACATAATGAGCGGTTGCGCCAATAATTTTGACGCCCCGCTGATAAGCTTGATGATACGGTTTCGCCCCGGCAAAGGCGGGCAAAAATGAGTGATGAATATTAATCACATTATTAAAGCTGCTCAAGAAATCCGCACTCAATACCTGCATATATTTGGCCAGGACAACTAAATCAATCTGGTAATAGTTTAATAGTTCTAATTGTTTGGCTTCTTGTTCGGCTTTATTGGCTTTGGTAATCGGCATATGGTAAAAATCTGCCCCAAATTGACTGGCGATCGCTTTTAAATCCGGGTGATTACTAATAATCAGGGGAATTTCCGCTAAAAATTCTTTTGCTTCATGTCGCCATAGCAAATCTAACAAGCAATGGTCTTGGCGACTAACCCAAATTGATAGTCTAGGCACCCGATCGGAAAAGTGCAGTTGCCAAGTAGCATCGAGGGATTTAGCTAAACTTGCCACCGTCGGGGCGATCGCCTCTCTGGACAAATCAAATCCCTCTAATTGCCACTCAATCCGGGTCAGAAATAACCCAGCGGCAAAATCCGTATGATGGTCAGCATGAATAATATTACCATTATGGCAATAGATAAAATTGGCAATTTTTGCCACTAATCCACGTTGGTCTGGGCAAGAAAATAGTAAAGTTGCTGTTGGTGATTTCATATTTAATTTTAGTCTAACAAGCTTAATTTTTGGTTAGATTACGGGTAATTACCTGATTATTCATAATTTTCCTCTGGGAGACTTTCTGGATTCATGGGTTCCGTCGTTTCTGGATTTGGCGCCGAACTTTCCGGGGTTGGTTCTAATGTTTCTGGTTCAGGGTTATTTTCCGGGGCGGGATTTTCCGTTTCATTGCTGGGCGGCAAAGTTTCTGGCGTTTGTTCTGGATTTAATTTGGCAGGACTCTCCGGAGTTGTGGCTGGATTTTCTTCTAAAACTGCCGCTGGTTGTTTCCAGTCTTCTAGGGTGCGATCGACCGCATACTCAAAATTTTTGGAAACCACTAAAACCGTTTGATTTTCGGTTTCTGGCAGCGGTGGATTCACTTGAGCATAAATAGCGTTGCCGCTAAATTCTGATTTGCCCAGAATCATTTGATAAATTCTCTGGTCTTTGAGGATCACTTCGATAATGGCAACCGGAGGATTTAACCCATATTCTTTAACTTGTTCCGGGGTAGCGGTCAAAGTTTGCTGACTGCGATCGCTGACTAATTGTTCTAATAAAAACGATACATAAGCCTCATTAGCATAAACTTTTTCCTGAAATGTCTGGGTTGACTTCTCTGGCATTCGATCGGGACTTTGACTATTTTCCGTAGCCGCAGTTTCTTCTGCGTTGACGGTTTCTTCAGCGGTTTCGGCGGGAGTTTCTGCCCCATTTTCTTCAGCAGTTTCGGCGGGAATTTCTGCCGCTGTTTCTTCAAGAGTTCCCGTTTCGGCGGGAGTTTCTGCCGCTGTTTCTTCAGGATTTGCCGTTGCTTTCGGGGTGGCTTTTGGGGATGGCTTTTCTTCCTTTGCTTCTGCCACTTCTAGAATTTGCATTAACCAGAGGTCTTGGGGCGTAGATAAATCCGATGCGCGTTCAAAGCGTAATGTTTGGCTTTGAGTTTTGACGAATAAAGCTTGAACATCTTCTTCTTTAAATTTAAATAGTTTTCTGGCAAAAGCTTCTTTCGCTTCTTGGGCGGGGATAATTAAAGTTTCATAGTAATAGAACGCTCCACCCATAAGCAGAGCACCGAACAGCAATATTATCGTAGAACGCTGAAATTTCATTTTGATCCTTTTTTATCCTTTTTTATCCTTGGGTTGGGCGATTTGTGGTTAAGTTGTTGTTGCTGGACAGGAAGAGGGATTGTTTCAGTGGATCCCTAGATTTGGAGGCGCAAAGCATGGCCAACCGAATCTTGACTCTGTGCGATCGCTTATTCCTCGCGATCACAGATCGCGATCTGTTGAGGATCTTACCTGATTTCGTCCGTTGCTTTTCGCTCGATACAAAGCGCGATCGGCCATTTCAATTAAATTGTTGGCAGAGGTTTCATCGTTGGGAATGACTGTGGCAACTGCTAGACTCAAGGTGACATAATCAGAAACCTGGGAAATCACATGAGGCAGATGCAAGGATGCCACATTTTGGCGAATTTGCTCGGCAATTGCTGTGGCTGAATCGAAATTAGTTTCTGGTAGAATCACCGCGAATTCTTCGCCCCCATACCGAGCCACAAAATCCGCTGCACGTTGGACTGAACTGGCTAATGTTTGTGCCACTGTTCTCCGACACTGATCCCCAGATACATGGCCATAGGAATCATTAAAATTCTTAAAGTAATCAATGTCGATCATAATCAACGCCGAGGAGGTTTCCCGGCGTTGCGATCGCCTCCATTCTCCCTTCAGGACGCGATCGAACTGACGACGATTGGGGATTTCGGTGAGTCCATCAATTTCTCCCAGACGCTCTAATAGCTCTTGCTTGCGCTTCAGTGATAGATGGGTTTTGACCCGTGCTAATACCTCTCTTTGTCCAGATGGTTTAGTAATATAATCTACTCCCCCCGCATCAAATGCTTTGACTTTACTATCTTCATCATCTATGGCCGTGATAAATATAACCGGAATAGCTTGAGTGGCTGGTTCTGATTTTAAAAGGTGACAAGTTTCAAACCCATCAATACCGGGCATCATCACGTCCAGCAAAATCAGATCGGGAAGTACAAACAACCCTCGCTTGATTCCCATTTCCCCATTGCGAGCCGAAATGACGGTCAATCCTGCTGGTTTGAGAATTCCAATAATTACTTTGATATTTGTTTGATCGTCATCAATAACTAAAATCACACCATCATCGCGACGATCTGGCATCGTATTCTCCCAAATATGATCTTTTTTCATCTACTATTATTATTGGTATTGATGTATTTAGTCAACAACTCTAAAATTGGCTCTTCCTCTAGTTTCTCCGCATATTCCCGGATAGTCTGAGTAAAAGCCCGATATTGGTGGCTGATTTGCGCCATTTCATTCACCTTGGCTTGGACTTTTTGCAGATCGCCGAACATGGTTAATTCCTAGAGTGCTTCTAAATCCTCAATGCGGGGATATAATTGGTAAATTATAAAACGCCACTTGAAACAGCAGTGGCGCTTTATATATTATCTTAATCAGACAATTCCTTCAGCAACTCCGAGTAAATCATCGCAGCCACCTTTCGCATAGTTGCACCACGGGCGGCATAAAGTGCTTTTCCGCTAAGTTTTTGCAAGGAACCATCAGGCAGTAATTGATAAGCACGGTTCAGCCAATATTAGAGAATTCGGCGAATGGTGTTTCAACAAACTTTTTGTTGAATTTGCCGTTCTCTGTAAGAGCCATTTCAAAATTGTTATTGACGTACAGCCACATTATCGATCGCGCCATTCCTGACCCTTTTGCCTTGGACTTTGAATTGACAGTCGCGCCTGATTTTCGGACAACTTCTCCCAGCCCTAAAGCTTGTCGGAAGCGCCGCTGCGATTTTTTTTAGTCAGATGCTTCGGGTCTTTTTTCTCTTGTCCTATCGTATAGTCAATAATTGGTTTCCCATCTTTAAGGTATTTAGAAAAAGGGAAAATGCGAATCAAAATCCAAGCCCGCGACCGATGGCCAAACATACATTTAGAAAATACACGATGGTAGGGGACAAAAAGTGGATCGGCAAGTAGCTTTAGCAATCGCTCCTCCAACCGCGCCTCACTGGAATGCATCAAGCAGATGATGTAGGCAAGCTCGCGGGTTTCGTCAGAAATTCCGGTCGCACTGCCAAATTCTAGCGCTTCGTTGTACTCTCTTGCGACCAATCATTGAGACTTCTGAGACCCACGCCCCAAACCACGCAATCGAGGTCACTGACCCGCTTACCCCAGGTGTGATCGGTGCTGCCGCTGCATCGCATACTCATACCGGCGCTCAAATTTCTGGGAATACTTCCGGGAGTTCTGGGAATGTTACCGGGATAGCTGCGATCGCGAATGGGGACACCGGGCCTAGTACCGTTGCTGCGGCACGTAGTAATTTGAAGGTAGAATAAGTGAAATTTCTATTACTTTTAGTACAGGATGGTCAAATTATGGCTCTTATTGGCCGTTAAAAATTAATAAATTCTCAAATCTAATTATTATCAATGGACTGGTAACTCGTACAACAGGAACCAATTATATAATTTTTACCTTGCCAACGGATGCTAGACCTGTAGTATTTATTTTATCAAATTGTTGGGGGTTTTGGAACGGAATCTACCAACAATGTCGAGTAGATTTTTACCTTAATGGCAATGTAAGCTTGATATATGCCACCCAAACAATTCCCTCAGTAATTCCCTGGCTTCAAATTAACGCTACTTTTGTCACCGCTAATCCTTAACCCAAATGGATCCTATTTTTGTTGGTTAGGGATTCCTGTCGCATTAAGGTTCCTTGCAATTTTTTAAGTGCGATCAATGAGTTATTGAATAAAGTCAAAGCTTTTGAGGTGGGAGCTTCGGATTTTATTACTAAACCGTTCCATGTGTAATTTTAGTCATAATCGAAAATAAATTAACGATTCAAAGACAAAAATAACAGTTAAAGCAAGAAATTAAGGAACGATAAAAAAACTAACAAGCTTTGGCAAATTATAGAGCGGAGCGTTTTTAGCCAGTTTTTTAAATAGTTTCATCGAAGGGATTGCCGCATTTCATGCGGTGCGCGATCGCGATGGTAAAATTGTTGATATTGTTCAGCTTGAGTGTTTTTTGGCCAATCATGTGACCAACAAAATATTAGGCATAGCCCCAGATAATTTACCCAGAAAAAGATTATTAAAGTGATATCCTAATTTGCGGTAATAACAAAAAAATATTGGTTATTTTTTGTTTAAAAATAATTAAATTTTTAAACAATTGTCTTAATAAAATCGCCTAAATTAAAGTAATTATTCATGGATTATTCATCAAGTTATGCGATATTTTTGTGATTAATTTCCGCGATATTAGTCAACATAAACAGATCAAAGCTGAATTAAAGCGTCTGGCAAATGTAGATGGCTTAACTCAGGTGGCAAATCAACGGCGATTTGATGAA encodes:
- a CDS encoding DUF2809 domain-containing protein, whose translation is MNFPFSPQHRFFRYRLALLISILAIAPLGLMIKFYRGPGQEWLNNSFGGVPYEIFWILIVVLIRPQISPIWAAVGVCLATCLLEFLQLWQPPFLQAIRATLIGRLALGNTFQWSDFPYYFIGSFIGWAGIAVIQHQTIRKK
- a CDS encoding diguanylate cyclase domain-containing protein produces the protein MPDRRDDGVILVIDDDQTNIKVIIGILKPAGLTVISARNGEMGIKRGLFVLPDLILLDVMMPGIDGFETCHLLKSEPATQAIPVIFITAIDDEDSKVKAFDAGGVDYITKPSGQREVLARVKTHLSLKRKQELLERLGEIDGLTEIPNRRQFDRVLKGEWRRSQRRETSSALIMIDIDYFKNFNDSYGHVSGDQCRRTVAQTLASSVQRAADFVARYGGEEFAVILPETNFDSATAIAEQIRQNVASLHLPHVISQVSDYVTLSLAVATVIPNDETSANNLIEMADRALYRAKSNGRNQVRSSTDRDL
- the purU gene encoding formyltetrahydrofolate deformylase; translated protein: MKSPTATLLFSCPDQRGLVAKIANFIYCHNGNIIHADHHTDFAAGLFLTRIEWQLEGFDLSREAIAPTVASLAKSLDATWQLHFSDRVPRLSIWVSRQDHCLLDLLWRHEAKEFLAEIPLIISNHPDLKAIASQFGADFYHMPITKANKAEQEAKQLELLNYYQIDLVVLAKYMQVLSADFLSSFNNVINIHHSFLPAFAGAKPYHQAYQRGVKIIGATAHYVTPDLDAGPIIEQDVVRVSHRDDVDDLIRKGKDLERMVLARAVRSHLQNRVLVYGDRTVVFA
- a CDS encoding DUF4340 domain-containing protein, which produces MKFQRSTIILLFGALLMGGAFYYYETLIIPAQEAKEAFARKLFKFKEEDVQALFVKTQSQTLRFERASDLSTPQDLWLMQILEVAEAKEEKPSPKATPKATANPEETAAETPAETGTLEETAAEIPAETAEENGAETPAETAEETVNAEETAATENSQSPDRMPEKSTQTFQEKVYANEAYVSFLLEQLVSDRSQQTLTATPEQVKEYGLNPPVAIIEVILKDQRIYQMILGKSEFSGNAIYAQVNPPLPETENQTVLVVSKNFEYAVDRTLEDWKQPAAVLEENPATTPESPAKLNPEQTPETLPPSNETENPAPENNPEPETLEPTPESSAPNPETTEPMNPESLPEENYE